The Hallerella porci region GATCCGAGCAATAAGTGATAATCGGATAAAAGACGAGAACCGGCGCAATTTGAATCCACGGCGAAGGCGATTTGCGGAATAGATAACAAAGAGTTCCGCAAGCACTTGCGCAAAGAATCATCCAAACGATACGTCCCGTCGGTCCAAACCACAAAACCAATTTTCGCACGAGTATAAAGTTTAAATTGCTCGCTTCTAAATAAGGCGCGCCCATTTTCGGAATAAGCAAAATCAAATCGATCGGCGATTCATGTAAAACGTATGCCGGCCAAAGAGTCGCTAAAATACAAATTCCCAAAGCGATTCCGATGCTTTTCCATTTCTGCGAAAAGAGGAGCGGGAAAATAAAAAGTCCACCCACTTGCGGTTTGATAAGTAAAATCGCCCAAGCAATTCCTAGTAAAATTTGCTTGTCCCGTTTTAATGCATAGCAAAAAGCAAACATCGCAACGAGCAAAAGCGGACTATAATTCATCACGCAAATGACTCGCAGATAAGGATATAAAATAACCACAACGAGCATTTCCCAAAATAAAACGCGATCTAAAATCGCAGAGGGTTCCCACCGCGACAAATACCGCAACAAGAAAAAGAGAATCGCTAAATAGACGAAAAGTAAAATTCCTGCGCAAACGACAGTCGGCAAATAGGCATACCACCAAAAAAGCGTAAAATGCCAAGGCGGATAAAAATGCACATATTCTTGTTTGCCGTTACAATTCGAAGGCATATCAGGACGGCTCAGCCCGCAATATTTTTCATGCTCCATTTCATGATTCCAAACATAAAACGGATTGATTCCCTCGCGCACTAAACTAATTTCATTATGTCGAAATCCAATATCACAATAATCAAACGGCAACGCTGCAATTTTCGGCAAAGCTGTATTATAAAAAATCACCCCGAGCAACACGGCAAAGATGATTTTAACAATCGAATTTCTGTTTCTTTTTATAAAATTTGCCACCGCAAAATTTCTCCAATTTTTCAGGAAAATTTAATTTTTCTAAATAAACTACGGCAAAATTTTTCCAAAACCGAATGAATTTTTACATTCCCGCGCGGAGCGCCAATTTCAATTAACAATTAACAATTGAGAATTAGGTGCACCTTTGACGCGCGGGTTATAAACTGCAGCGAAGCTGCCTAACTTTATAATTGTTAATTGTTAATTGTTAATTATCAATTATGCATTATTAGCCAATGCACAATTGGAAATAATGGCGGCAAAGCCGCGCGAGGGGATGCGCAAAAGTTTGAAGCAAAATGCGACTTAAAATTTTTTCCACAACGGATTGATTTCTTCGGGCTTTGTTTTTAAAATGCGGTAAACGAAATAGGCGACGATGGAAGCGGTACAGCCGACTTGCAAAAACGGGAAAAATGTTTTGATACAAAACAGATAAACGAGATTGTAAAGTTGATACGCCGAATCGTAATCGAAGAGAATCGTTGCGATAAAAAGTTGTAAAGGCGAATAAGTCGCAAGGAAATGCGGCAAAAGCTGCGCTAAAAATAAAGCCATCAAAATCAACTTCGCTTTTTGCGAAGCTAAAAAATAACCGCGNNNNNNNNNNNNNNNNNNNNNNNNNNNNNNNNNNNNNNNNNNNNNNNNNNNNNNNNNNNNNNNNNNNNNNNNNNNNNNNNNNNNNNNNNNNNNNNNNNAAGGCGAATAAGTCGCAAGGAAATGCGGCAAAAGCTGCGCTAAAAATAAAGCCATCAAAATCAACTTCGCTTTTTGCGAAGCTAAAAAATAACCGCGATCAAATAATGTGAGAGCAAAAAGGAAAAGTAACGGCCAAAGCA contains the following coding sequences:
- a CDS encoding glycosyltransferase 87 family protein produces the protein MEHEKYCGLSRPDMPSNCNGKQEYVHFYPPWHFTLFWWYAYLPTVVCAGILLFVYLAILFFLLRYLSRWEPSAILDRVLFWEMLVVVILYPYLRVICVMNYSPLLLVAMFAFCYALKRDKQILLGIAWAILLIKPQVGGLFIFPLLFSQKWKSIGIALGICILATLWPAYVLHESPIDLILLIPKMGAPYLEASNLNFILVRKLVLWFGPTGRIVWMILCASACGTLCYLFRKSPSPWIQIAPVLVFYPIITYCSDHDFVLLCPLVVLFSLTLFDRGYFLASQKAKLILMALFLAQLLPHFLATYSPLQLFIATILFDYDSAYQLYNLVYLFCIKTFFPFLQVGCTASIVAYFVYRILKTKPEEINPPWNE